Sequence from the Candidatus Sulfotelmatobacter sp. genome:
TACGCACGACCGAGCCTCCGAGCGCTCTTCTCGGAGCGGGAGCGCCGCAAGCTCTGGCGGGCCGTTTGGATCGCCCTGGCCGAGGCCCAACAGCAAGCGGGCTTGGTGTCCCCCGACGAGCTCGCCGACCTGCGGGCGCACGCGAACGAGATCGATCTGGAGGCGGCGCTGGAGATCGAGCGCGAGATCGGTCACGACCTGATGGCCGAGATCCGCGTCTTCGCGAAACAGGCGACGGTCGGCGGCGGAAAGATCCACCTCGGCGCGACCTCGATGGACGTCGAGGACACCGTCGAGACGTACCGGCTGCGTCTGGCACTCGACGAGATCGTGCACGGCCTGGACGCGTTGCTGCTGGCCTTCGCCGAGCGCATCGACCAGCACGCCGAGCTGGTCTGCATGGGCTACACGCACTTGCAGCCCGCCGAACCGACGACGCTCGGGTATCGTCTGGCGGTCTACGGCCAGGATTTGCTGATCGACCGCGCGCTGCTGCTCAACGCGCGCGAGCAGCTGACGGCCAAGGGGATTCGCGGCGCGGTCGGCACGTCGGCCTCGTACACGCGCCTGCTCGACGGCACCGGCCGCACCCCCGAAGAGCAGGAGCAGGACGTGCTGGACGCGTTCGGCTTGACCGCGCGTGACGTCGCGACGCAGACGTATCCGCGCAAGCTGGACTATCTGTTGCTCTCGACGCTGGCCGGCCTGGGCGCCTCGCTCTCGAAGTTCGCCTTCGACGTGCGCATCCTCGCCAGCCCCGGGTTCGGCGACGTCGCCGAGCCGTTCGGCGCCAAGCAGGTCGGCTCGAGCGCGATGCCGTTCAAGCGCAATCCGGTGATGGCCGAGCGCATCGACTCGCTCGCGCGGCTCCTGCCGGCGTACGCCGACGTCGCCTGGCAGAACGCGGCGACCAACTTGCTCGAGCGCACGCTCGACGACAGCGCCAACCGGCGGACCGTGTTGCCCGAAGCGCTGCTGTGCAGCGACGAGATCGTGAGCCTGGCGACCAAGATCGTGATCGGCCTGCGCGTCGACGAACGCCGCATCGCCGAGAACTTGCGGACCTACGGCCCGTTCTCGGGGACCGAAGCGATCTTGATGGAGGCCGCCAAGCGCGGCGCCGACCGGCAAGAGCTGCACGAGGTGATCCGCGAGAGCGCGATGCGCGCCTACGACGAGCTGGCCGCCGGCCGCTCGAACCCGCTCGCGACGCTGCTGGCCGACGACGAGCGCATCGCGCACTGGGTCGACCCGGCCGAAGTGCGCGAACGCCTCGACCCGCTCACCCACGTCGGCGACGCGCCGATTCGCGCGCGCCGTCTGGCCACCCGCATCCGAGAGACCGTGCAGAACCATGCGTAAGGGCCACGAGATCGCCCGCGGCAAGACCAAGATTCTCTTCGAGCTCGAGGGGCAGCCGGACGTGCTGGTCGTCCAGCAGATGGACGGGATCACCGCGGGCGACGGCGCACGGCGCGACGTGATCGAGGGCAAGGGGCGCATCGCCGCGCAGACGACGGCGCGCGTCTTCCGGCTGCTCAATCTGTGCGGGCTGCCGACGCACTACATCAACGGCGGCGAGGACGACGACGACAACGAGATGCTCGTGCGCCGCGCGACGATGATCCCGCTGGAGGTCGTCGTGCGCGGCGTCGCCGCCGGGTCGCTGGTCAAGCGCCGGCCGGGCATCGCGCGCGGCTCGTTGCTGGTCCCGCGCATGATCGAGTTCTTCTTCAAGAACGACGCCGAGCACGATCCGCTCATCGAGCCCGACGCGATCGTGGCGCAGGGGATCGCGACGCCGCAGGAGCTGGCGACGATGACCGAGCTGGCGCGGATCACCTACGAGATCCTCGCGCACGCCTGGCGCCGCCGCGACGCGCTGCTGGTCGACCTCAAGATCGAGTTCGGCCGGCTGGCCAGCGGCGAGGGGAAAGGGCAGCTCGTCATCGCCGACGTGATCGACAACGATAGTTGGCGCGTCTGGCCGCAAGGCCGCGAAGAGCGGATGCTCGACAAGCAGCTCTATCGCAACCTGCCGACCGTCACGCCCGACGCGCTGGCGACCATCAAAGCCAACTACGAACAGGTCGCGGAGGTCGTCGGCAGCTTCCCGCAGATGCTGCCAGGGATGGTCGCGCTGCTCTCGGACGGCCCGGA
This genomic interval carries:
- a CDS encoding phosphoribosylaminoimidazolesuccinocarboxamide synthase, translated to MRKGHEIARGKTKILFELEGQPDVLVVQQMDGITAGDGARRDVIEGKGRIAAQTTARVFRLLNLCGLPTHYINGGEDDDDNEMLVRRATMIPLEVVVRGVAAGSLVKRRPGIARGSLLVPRMIEFFFKNDAEHDPLIEPDAIVAQGIATPQELATMTELARITYEILAHAWRRRDALLVDLKIEFGRLASGEGKGQLVIADVIDNDSWRVWPQGREERMLDKQLYRNLPTVTPDALATIKANYEQVAEVVGSFPQMLPGMVALLSDGPEHVGLIEQLSRALGTFGLRTVRHVVSVTRTPGYALQLITQLEASFARMVVVAVGAPGSALAALVDNASANPVLAVDASAARPAEIALACAKAFALEDTVVFGRVLLLQANARSEVLAADAQLNVPVPAPPGAAHA
- the purB gene encoding adenylosuccinate lyase, which translates into the protein MNDTTYASPFSWRYARPSLRALFSERERRKLWRAVWIALAEAQQQAGLVSPDELADLRAHANEIDLEAALEIEREIGHDLMAEIRVFAKQATVGGGKIHLGATSMDVEDTVETYRLRLALDEIVHGLDALLLAFAERIDQHAELVCMGYTHLQPAEPTTLGYRLAVYGQDLLIDRALLLNAREQLTAKGIRGAVGTSASYTRLLDGTGRTPEEQEQDVLDAFGLTARDVATQTYPRKLDYLLLSTLAGLGASLSKFAFDVRILASPGFGDVAEPFGAKQVGSSAMPFKRNPVMAERIDSLARLLPAYADVAWQNAATNLLERTLDDSANRRTVLPEALLCSDEIVSLATKIVIGLRVDERRIAENLRTYGPFSGTEAILMEAAKRGADRQELHEVIRESAMRAYDELAAGRSNPLATLLADDERIAHWVDPAEVRERLDPLTHVGDAPIRARRLATRIRETVQNHA